A genomic region of Pelotomaculum isophthalicicum JI contains the following coding sequences:
- a CDS encoding L-lactate dehydrogenase: MYSKSNRKIAVVGAGYVGSSVAYALAISGLVSELVLVDADTAKAAGEAMDLAHAAAFIKPVSIYAGTFEDCRDAGIVIFCAGSSQKPGETRLDLLQRNYAILRESLPELLRGGGNGILLIVSNPVDVLTYAALKITGLPAERVFGSGTVLDSSRFRHNLSCHCGVAPRNIHAYVVGEHGDSEVLLWSLAYIAGTGLDCFCELAGIPPVDRVEIDSMVRNAGYEIISRKGATYYAVSLAVKRICESIIRDEYSILTVSGLIDGAYGVSGCCLGLPAVVNSRGRGNPLKLPLTDKEEEALRNSADIIKAAIKQINL; this comes from the coding sequence ATTTATAGCAAGTCGAACCGGAAGATTGCCGTTGTGGGAGCTGGCTATGTCGGGTCGTCGGTGGCTTACGCTCTGGCCATCAGTGGTCTCGTCTCAGAACTTGTGCTGGTGGATGCTGATACCGCCAAAGCTGCTGGCGAGGCTATGGACCTGGCGCACGCCGCGGCTTTTATCAAGCCTGTGTCAATATACGCCGGAACTTTCGAGGATTGTCGGGATGCCGGTATCGTTATATTTTGCGCCGGGTCAAGCCAGAAGCCGGGAGAAACCAGGCTGGACCTGCTGCAAAGGAATTACGCCATTCTGCGGGAGAGCCTTCCTGAATTGCTACGCGGGGGAGGTAACGGCATACTATTAATTGTCAGCAATCCTGTGGACGTGTTGACTTACGCTGCGCTGAAAATTACCGGGCTGCCTGCGGAGCGGGTTTTCGGTTCCGGCACGGTTCTGGACAGCTCCCGTTTCCGGCACAACCTGAGCTGCCACTGTGGTGTCGCTCCCAGGAATATTCACGCCTACGTCGTGGGAGAGCACGGGGACAGCGAAGTGCTGCTCTGGAGCCTGGCTTACATTGCCGGCACCGGGCTGGATTGCTTCTGCGAACTGGCCGGCATTCCGCCGGTCGACCGGGTGGAAATAGACAGCATGGTAAGAAACGCGGGCTACGAAATTATTTCCAGAAAAGGAGCGACATACTATGCCGTCAGCCTGGCGGTGAAACGAATCTGCGAAAGCATTATCCGCGATGAATACAGCATCCTGACGGTATCCGGGTTGATCGACGGCGCTTACGGTGTCAGCGGTTGTTGTTTGGGCCTGCCGGCCGTGGTAAACTCGCGGGGCCGGGGAAACCCGCTAAAATTGCCGTTGACTGATAAAGAAGAAGAGGCTTTGCGGAATTCAGCAGATATTATAAAGGCCGCCATAAAGCAAATAAACCTGTGA